One genomic window of Equus caballus isolate H_3958 breed thoroughbred chromosome 6, TB-T2T, whole genome shotgun sequence includes the following:
- the KLRK1 gene encoding NKG2-D type II integral membrane protein isoform X2: protein MSECHNYNFELAKPSTSTQWEKRRLTLTASKCGENSSPFFLARSIAVAMAIRFIVMVMICSAVIINSLFNQEAPISLKESYCGPCPKNWICYRNTCYQFSNESKSWTQSQASCMSQNSSLLKIYSREDQDFFRLLKSYHWLGLVQNPANGSWQWEDGSILSPNQLTMVEMQNGTCAVYGSSFKGYTENCLTPNTYICMQRIL, encoded by the exons ATGAGTGAATGCCATAATTATAACTTTGAGCTGGCAAAGCCTAGTACTTCTACACaatgggaaaagagaagactTACATTAACTGCAAGCAAATGTGGAGAAAATT CATCTCCATTTTTCCTCGCCCGTTCCATTGCTGTAGCTATGGCGATCCGTTTCATTGTAATGGTAATGATATGCAGTGCCGTAATCATAAATT CATTATTCAATCAAGAAGCTCCAATTTCTTTGAAAG AAAGTTACTGTGGCCCATGTCCTAAAAACTGGATATGTTACAGAAATACCTGCTACCAATTTTCTAATGAGAGCAAAAGCTGGACCCAGAGTCAAGCTTCTTGTATGTCTCAAAATTCCAGTCTCCTGAAGATTTACAGCAGAGAGGACCAG GATTTCTTTAGATTGCTGAAGTCATATCATTGGCTGGGACTAGTACAAAATCCAGCAAATGGATCTTGGCAGTGGGAAGACGGCTCCATTCTCTCACCCAACCA ACTAACAATGGTTGAAATGCAGAATGGAACCTGTGCAGTTTATGGCTCAAGTTTTAAAGGTTATACGGAAAACTGTTTAACTCCAAACACATACATCTGCATGCAGaggattttataa
- the KLRK1 gene encoding NKG2-D type II integral membrane protein isoform X1, with product MTSDLSPEWTSNHNYMMGSVRDRWAHHSTEMSECHNYNFELAKPSTSTQWEKRRLTLTASKCGENSSPFFLARSIAVAMAIRFIVMVMICSAVIINSLFNQEAPISLKESYCGPCPKNWICYRNTCYQFSNESKSWTQSQASCMSQNSSLLKIYSREDQDFFRLLKSYHWLGLVQNPANGSWQWEDGSILSPNQLTMVEMQNGTCAVYGSSFKGYTENCLTPNTYICMQRIL from the exons ATGACTTCGGATTTATCTCCGGAGTGGACGAGCAATCATAATTATATGATGGGGTCGGTCCGAGATCGGTGGGCTCATCACAGCACAG AGATGAGTGAATGCCATAATTATAACTTTGAGCTGGCAAAGCCTAGTACTTCTACACaatgggaaaagagaagactTACATTAACTGCAAGCAAATGTGGAGAAAATT CATCTCCATTTTTCCTCGCCCGTTCCATTGCTGTAGCTATGGCGATCCGTTTCATTGTAATGGTAATGATATGCAGTGCCGTAATCATAAATT CATTATTCAATCAAGAAGCTCCAATTTCTTTGAAAG AAAGTTACTGTGGCCCATGTCCTAAAAACTGGATATGTTACAGAAATACCTGCTACCAATTTTCTAATGAGAGCAAAAGCTGGACCCAGAGTCAAGCTTCTTGTATGTCTCAAAATTCCAGTCTCCTGAAGATTTACAGCAGAGAGGACCAG GATTTCTTTAGATTGCTGAAGTCATATCATTGGCTGGGACTAGTACAAAATCCAGCAAATGGATCTTGGCAGTGGGAAGACGGCTCCATTCTCTCACCCAACCA ACTAACAATGGTTGAAATGCAGAATGGAACCTGTGCAGTTTATGGCTCAAGTTTTAAAGGTTATACGGAAAACTGTTTAACTCCAAACACATACATCTGCATGCAGaggattttataa